The following are encoded together in the Desulfomicrobium apsheronum genome:
- a CDS encoding precorrin-2 dehydrogenase/sirohydrochlorin ferrochelatase family protein — protein sequence MRYYPLLLDLTGMRCLVVGAGEVGLRKIEGLLQCGPELVTAIDPAPPNTELTELLARQGNFSYEQRPFAETDLDRARLVFACTSDRAVNAGIGRICMKRGILCNMTDAPEHGSFVLPASITRGDLTISISTSGTSPALARVIRRDLETRYGPEYETMTRLLADIRTALLALGRSSDENREIFRRLAASSLPDLIKNDDRHGCLELLRNVLPTDLHTRIGEWCDDCFPTF from the coding sequence ATGCGTTACTACCCTCTGCTTTTGGACCTGACCGGCATGCGGTGCCTGGTCGTCGGCGCCGGCGAAGTCGGCCTGCGCAAGATCGAGGGGCTGCTGCAATGCGGCCCGGAGCTGGTCACGGCCATCGATCCCGCGCCGCCGAACACCGAACTGACCGAGCTTCTTGCAAGGCAGGGCAACTTCTCGTATGAACAGCGGCCCTTCGCCGAAACGGACCTGGACCGGGCGCGGCTGGTCTTTGCCTGCACCAGCGATCGCGCCGTGAACGCCGGAATCGGCCGGATCTGCATGAAGCGGGGGATTCTGTGCAACATGACCGATGCCCCCGAGCACGGCAGTTTCGTGCTCCCGGCCAGCATCACCCGCGGCGATCTGACCATATCCATTTCCACCAGCGGAACCAGCCCGGCCCTGGCCCGGGTCATCCGCCGGGATCTGGAAACCCGATACGGGCCGGAATACGAGACCATGACCCGTCTTCTGGCCGACATCAGAACCGCGCTTCTGGCCCTTGGGCGAAGCAGCGACGAAAACAGGGAGATCTTTCGCAGGCTGGCCGCCTCCTCCCTGCCGGACCTGATCAAAAACGACGACCGGCACGGCTGTCTGGAACTGCTCCGGAACGTGCTTCCCACTGACCTGCATACAAGAATCGGAGAATGGTGTGATGACTGCTTCCCGACTTTTTGA
- a CDS encoding cytochrome C assembly family protein — MTASRLFELIIALLYLSGSVSYPLGLVLRRAFLKRLAAWTSAAAFGLHTVDLALRSLELGAANLQHGQFYMSLMAWFFVLIFFVLWWRLKHDFLSMITAPLALILFSSSLAVRTQVLAVPEQFSVLWFSLHVGTIFVSLALIAMAFGAGVAYLHLERLIKTKAKLPGFSKELPSLETFDRANHWAVSIGFPLYTISLLAGFLWASFTWKKVISWDPKELISIVTWILFALLFHQRMVLGWRGRKPAKTAIILFILCLVSLVGVNFLLPSHHSFRQ; from the coding sequence ATGACTGCTTCCCGACTTTTTGAATTGATCATAGCACTGCTCTACCTGTCAGGCTCGGTTTCATACCCCCTGGGACTGGTCCTGCGCCGCGCGTTCCTCAAACGCCTTGCGGCCTGGACATCAGCGGCGGCCTTCGGACTGCACACCGTGGACCTGGCCCTGCGCTCCCTGGAACTGGGGGCCGCCAACCTGCAGCACGGCCAGTTCTACATGAGCCTCATGGCCTGGTTTTTTGTGCTCATCTTTTTTGTCCTGTGGTGGCGCCTCAAGCATGATTTTCTGTCCATGATCACCGCGCCCCTGGCCCTGATCCTCTTCAGTTCGTCCCTGGCCGTGCGCACCCAGGTCCTGGCCGTGCCTGAGCAGTTCAGCGTGTTGTGGTTCAGCCTGCATGTCGGCACCATCTTCGTCTCGCTCGCGCTCATCGCCATGGCCTTTGGCGCCGGGGTGGCCTATCTGCACCTGGAACGGCTGATAAAGACCAAGGCCAAGCTGCCCGGCTTCTCCAAGGAACTGCCCTCCCTTGAAACCTTCGACAGAGCCAACCACTGGGCGGTGAGCATCGGATTCCCGCTTTACACCATAAGCCTGCTGGCCGGATTTCTGTGGGCCTCCTTCACCTGGAAGAAGGTAATCAGCTGGGACCCCAAGGAGCTGATCTCCATCGTCACCTGGATCCTTTTCGCCCTGCTTTTCCATCAGCGCATGGTGCTGGGCTGGCGGGGCCGCAAACCGGCCAAAACGGCCATAATCCTTTTCATTCTTTGTCTTGTGTCCCTGGTCGGGGTCAACTTCCTGTTGCCGTCACACCACAGCTTTAGACAGTAA
- the hemA gene encoding glutamyl-tRNA reductase: MNQEIYLVGLNHKTAGVDIRERFALTDCDPAATGLVIDDGVVSEAMILSTCNRVEFLVVGSEEADMRAKILRFWADQCGQPSGDLEGHTYCHVGDDAVNHLFTVASSLDSMILGEPQILGQLKTAYRNAVEKGVAKVIVNRLLHKAFSTAKRVRTETAIASSAVSISYAAVELARKIFTDLTNHRALLIGAGEMAELAATHLLSSGVRDITVVNRTLAKGEELARQFKGRAMPFEELHQALLETDIVISSTGSPTAIIRAKDMKDVLRKRRHKPIFFIDIAVPRDIDPDINGLDNVYLYDIDDLKEVVEENLAGRMQEAQKARGIVAEEVTAFMRWRDGLALQPTIVALLDQGECIARKELRKSIKQLGPNPDPQMVAILERLAKSLCHKIYHEPISYLKRRSLEEGSAQRFIHNARRMFNLDEEAIPEDAHLNRKVQTGSK, from the coding sequence ATGAATCAGGAAATCTATCTCGTTGGTTTGAATCACAAGACAGCCGGTGTCGACATCAGGGAACGTTTCGCGCTGACCGATTGCGACCCCGCCGCCACCGGTCTGGTCATCGACGACGGAGTCGTGAGCGAAGCCATGATCCTCTCGACCTGCAACCGCGTCGAATTTCTGGTCGTCGGATCGGAAGAAGCGGACATGCGCGCGAAAATCCTGCGCTTTTGGGCCGACCAGTGCGGACAGCCCTCCGGCGACCTGGAAGGCCACACCTACTGTCACGTCGGCGACGATGCCGTAAACCACCTCTTCACCGTGGCCTCCAGCCTCGACTCCATGATCCTGGGCGAGCCCCAGATTCTGGGTCAGCTCAAGACGGCCTACCGCAACGCCGTGGAAAAGGGCGTAGCCAAGGTCATCGTCAACCGCTTGCTGCACAAGGCCTTTTCCACGGCCAAGAGGGTCCGCACCGAGACGGCCATCGCCTCCAGCGCCGTATCCATCAGCTATGCGGCCGTGGAGCTGGCGCGCAAGATCTTCACCGACCTGACCAACCACCGCGCCCTCTTGATCGGCGCGGGGGAAATGGCCGAACTGGCGGCGACACACCTTCTTTCCTCGGGCGTGCGCGACATCACCGTGGTCAACCGCACCCTGGCCAAGGGCGAGGAGCTGGCCAGACAGTTCAAGGGGCGCGCCATGCCCTTCGAAGAGCTGCATCAGGCGCTTCTGGAAACGGACATCGTCATCAGCTCCACGGGTTCGCCCACGGCCATCATCCGCGCCAAGGACATGAAGGACGTGTTGCGCAAGCGCCGCCACAAGCCGATCTTCTTCATCGACATCGCCGTGCCGCGCGACATCGATCCCGACATCAACGGACTCGACAACGTCTATCTCTACGACATCGACGATCTTAAGGAAGTGGTCGAGGAGAACCTGGCCGGAAGGATGCAGGAGGCGCAGAAGGCGCGGGGTATCGTGGCCGAGGAGGTTACAGCCTTCATGCGCTGGCGTGACGGTCTGGCCCTGCAGCCGACCATCGTCGCGCTGCTGGACCAGGGTGAATGCATCGCACGCAAGGAGCTCAGGAAATCCATCAAGCAGCTCGGCCCCAACCCGGACCCGCAGATGGTCGCCATACTGGAGCGTCTGGCCAAATCCCTGTGCCACAAGATCTACCATGAGCCCATCAGCTACCTCAAGCGCCGCTCCCTGGAAGAAGGGTCGGCCCAGCGTTTCATCCACAACGCCCGCCGGATGTTCAATCTGGACGAGGAAGCCATCCCCGAGGACGCCCATCTGAACCGAAAAGTCCAGACCGGCAGCAAATAA
- the tilS gene encoding tRNA lysidine(34) synthetase TilS — protein MRLQELPRHLARRCLGIPRFCRETLGVDLRGTRLVVAYSTGLDSTALLHLLALLRAPLDLTLVAAHAHHGLRSESDREMAHAEEVCAHLEIPCRTARLDVPALQAASGQGQEECARRARYAFLDSVRRDQRADWVVTAHHGDDLAEDIVMRLLRGTGWPGLGGMPGVDPGRGLLRPLLDWEKSELRAFLEETGTDWCEDLSNTSPERTRNRVRHDILPLLRRENPSLFKTAMQLWTLARIDEEYWTLELPELPAPGRDFLLDSALLGGHQAKRLRLYKAILDSMGPGQTLASHLLLLDKAWMRKNCGRTIQFPGDKIASVEPGGIRFHFQKRTP, from the coding sequence ATGCGACTTCAGGAGCTCCCCCGACACCTGGCCCGGCGCTGCCTAGGCATCCCGCGCTTTTGCCGGGAGACCCTTGGAGTCGATCTGCGCGGCACGCGCCTGGTGGTCGCCTATTCCACGGGCCTCGATTCCACGGCCCTCCTGCACCTGCTCGCCCTGCTGCGCGCGCCGCTTGACCTCACCCTTGTCGCCGCCCATGCCCATCACGGGCTCAGGTCCGAATCGGACCGGGAAATGGCGCACGCCGAGGAAGTCTGCGCGCACCTTGAAATTCCCTGCCGAACGGCGCGGCTCGACGTCCCCGCGCTTCAGGCCGCGTCAGGACAGGGCCAGGAGGAATGCGCCCGCCGGGCGCGCTATGCATTTCTGGATTCCGTGCGCCGGGATCAGCGGGCGGACTGGGTCGTGACGGCCCACCACGGCGACGATCTGGCCGAAGACATCGTCATGCGCCTGCTGCGCGGCACGGGCTGGCCCGGCCTGGGCGGAATGCCGGGCGTGGACCCTGGACGCGGCCTGCTGCGGCCGCTGCTTGATTGGGAAAAAAGCGAACTGCGCGCCTTTCTGGAAGAAACAGGCACAGATTGGTGCGAAGACCTGTCTAACACCTCGCCGGAGCGCACCCGCAACAGAGTCCGCCACGACATCCTGCCGCTCCTGCGCCGCGAAAATCCCTCGCTGTTCAAGACCGCCATGCAGCTCTGGACCCTGGCTCGCATCGACGAGGAATACTGGACCCTGGAACTGCCGGAACTGCCCGCTCCCGGGCGGGATTTTCTGCTGGATTCGGCACTGCTTGGCGGGCACCAGGCAAAACGCCTGCGCCTCTACAAGGCCATCCTTGACTCCATGGGCCCGGGCCAAACCCTGGCGAGCCATCTTTTGCTCCTCGACAAGGCCTGGATGCGCAAAAATTGTGGCCGGACCATCCAGTTTCCCGGCGACAAGATAGCCTCGGTGGAACCAGGCGGCATCCGCTTTCACTTCCAAAAACGCACTCCGTAA
- a CDS encoding PilZ domain-containing protein → MRVRNTKDNREKDRIPHKAVIRFCAGDHDECRIARMINYSSTGMYLELNYPPPKLGANLLIEVLEGEELQNPMMEFQNPKTCYYAKVIWKKNLPDSNAEYGVGLRYLSSAPAEG, encoded by the coding sequence ATGAGAGTAAGAAACACGAAAGATAATCGGGAAAAGGATCGCATTCCGCACAAGGCCGTCATCCGCTTTTGTGCCGGAGATCATGATGAATGCCGAATTGCCAGAATGATCAATTACAGCAGCACCGGCATGTATCTGGAATTGAACTACCCCCCGCCGAAGCTGGGTGCCAATCTGCTCATCGAGGTTCTGGAGGGCGAAGAACTCCAGAACCCGATGATGGAATTTCAGAACCCGAAGACATGCTATTACGCGAAGGTCATCTGGAAAAAAAATCTGCCCGATTCAAACGCTGAGTACGGAGTAGGTCTGCGCTACCTGTCCTCTGCCCCTGCGGAAGGTTAA
- a CDS encoding FAD-dependent oxidoreductase — protein MTKANKKEEWFLPEDQRKALASFLKDFKDVVPVHLFVKQGQNDAYADFARNLMQDLVRLTDKVTLSLHSQDEAANEKYGVERFPTLLIAPEKYSIRFTGAPAGEEGQAFLHALMMVSTGKSFLSERARELLQELQEPRLVKVFVSPTCPYCPGQCVNAIKAAVEKPLLVSVECVETGENPEYAEEYSVGSIPHTVYDEKLSTVGMESELAFVVQLLTLKAAKDLAEERDDLDAADASHHDVVIIGSGPAGLTAGIYAKRAGLDAVVLEKGIVGGLVSITPEVENYPGFINIGGKMLMDMIHEQAKQYVDVITGQTVEEIKIGRNIEVLTQDRRFLADAVIYAAGAAWKKLDVPGEDRFMSKGVSFCASCDGFMFKGKKVAVVGGGNTALTDALHLKNLGVDVFIVHRRDSFRAEQHLVDSVLREEIPVRWNNVVEEIGGKETLRFITLRHVKSGETERVDVDGVFLAIGIVPNVQAVSHLGLAQEPGGYIRVDRQGRTSIPRIYAAGDITGGVQQIVTAVSEGASAAMAVFEDLTRRKAELAARK, from the coding sequence ATGACCAAAGCCAACAAAAAAGAAGAATGGTTTCTGCCCGAGGATCAACGCAAGGCCCTGGCCTCCTTTCTGAAGGACTTTAAGGATGTGGTGCCAGTTCATCTTTTTGTGAAGCAGGGGCAGAACGACGCCTATGCCGATTTTGCGCGCAACCTCATGCAGGACCTCGTTCGCCTTACCGACAAGGTTACGCTCAGCCTGCACTCGCAGGATGAGGCGGCCAACGAGAAGTATGGCGTGGAGCGTTTTCCCACTCTGCTCATCGCCCCCGAAAAATATTCCATCCGCTTCACAGGCGCCCCGGCCGGAGAGGAAGGACAGGCCTTTTTGCACGCTCTGATGATGGTTTCCACGGGAAAGAGCTTTTTGTCCGAGCGCGCCAGGGAGCTGTTGCAGGAATTGCAGGAGCCGAGGCTGGTCAAGGTCTTTGTCAGTCCGACATGTCCGTACTGTCCCGGGCAGTGCGTCAACGCCATCAAGGCGGCCGTCGAGAAGCCGCTCCTGGTCAGTGTCGAGTGCGTCGAGACCGGGGAGAACCCCGAGTATGCCGAGGAGTATTCCGTAGGCTCCATCCCGCATACGGTTTACGATGAAAAGCTTTCCACCGTGGGCATGGAATCGGAGCTGGCTTTTGTCGTTCAGCTTTTGACCCTCAAGGCCGCCAAGGACTTGGCCGAGGAAAGGGACGATCTGGACGCCGCGGACGCAAGCCATCACGACGTGGTCATCATCGGGTCGGGGCCTGCCGGACTTACGGCCGGAATCTACGCCAAACGCGCCGGTCTCGATGCCGTGGTGCTGGAAAAAGGCATTGTCGGCGGCCTGGTCAGCATCACGCCGGAAGTGGAGAACTATCCCGGGTTCATCAACATCGGCGGCAAGATGCTCATGGACATGATTCATGAACAGGCCAAACAGTACGTGGATGTCATCACTGGACAGACCGTCGAGGAGATCAAGATAGGCAGGAATATCGAAGTTCTGACCCAGGACCGGCGTTTTCTGGCGGATGCCGTGATCTACGCGGCGGGAGCGGCCTGGAAGAAGCTCGATGTGCCCGGAGAGGACCGTTTCATGAGCAAGGGTGTGTCCTTTTGCGCCTCCTGCGACGGATTCATGTTCAAGGGCAAGAAGGTTGCCGTCGTCGGAGGGGGGAACACCGCCCTGACCGACGCCCTGCATCTGAAGAATCTGGGCGTGGACGTGTTCATCGTGCATCGCCGCGACAGTTTTCGGGCTGAGCAGCACCTTGTCGATTCCGTGCTCAGGGAGGAAATCCCCGTGCGCTGGAACAACGTCGTGGAGGAGATCGGGGGCAAGGAGACTCTTCGCTTCATAACCCTTCGGCATGTCAAGAGCGGCGAGACGGAACGGGTCGATGTGGACGGGGTCTTTCTGGCCATCGGTATCGTGCCCAACGTGCAGGCCGTGTCCCATCTGGGTCTGGCCCAGGAGCCGGGCGGCTATATCCGCGTCGACAGACAGGGTCGGACCAGCATTCCGCGCATCTATGCGGCCGGAGACATCACCGGGGGAGTGCAGCAGATCGTCACGGCCGTCAGCGAGGGCGCTTCAGCGGCCATGGCGGTTTTCGAGGATCTGACGAGACGCAAGGCGGAACTGGCCGCGCGCAAATGA
- a CDS encoding glycosyltransferase, with the protein MNRSVCLFNSNRAWGGGEQWFFTHALVLAERGWRVCVVTNTSSVLGDRLVRHPQIELLRLPIGNLSFLNPVILAGLVSFFRSNAVESVILALPSDLKCGGFAARMAGVKDIIFRRGLALPTKDSVLNRFLFRCVLTKLLCNSENTRRMVLSLNKNLISLERTFVVYNGLDLSAFDALPSHALVPRAHQKVVIGCAGRLTKQKGQKYLIEAISLLRQRGFDVEVLLAGTGELERELRDHVKKLGLEDCFHFLGFVEEMKRFYSSIDILALPSLWEGFGYVLSEAMSMRLPVVAFEVSNIPEVVLHGQAGLLVQERNVVAFADALAQLVHDEGLRIRMGEAGRKRVESKFTLAKTVQELEGVMLS; encoded by the coding sequence GTGAATCGTTCGGTTTGTCTGTTTAATTCAAATCGGGCTTGGGGCGGGGGAGAGCAGTGGTTTTTCACGCATGCCCTTGTTCTGGCGGAGCGAGGCTGGAGAGTTTGCGTCGTAACCAACACGTCTTCGGTTCTTGGGGACAGACTTGTACGTCATCCGCAAATTGAGCTTCTGCGATTGCCAATCGGCAACTTGAGTTTTCTGAACCCGGTGATTCTGGCCGGACTCGTTTCTTTTTTTCGAAGTAATGCTGTGGAAAGTGTCATCCTGGCTTTACCTTCGGACTTGAAATGTGGCGGTTTCGCCGCGCGAATGGCCGGAGTCAAGGACATCATTTTTCGTCGCGGACTGGCATTGCCGACCAAAGATAGCGTTTTGAACCGATTCCTTTTTCGTTGCGTATTGACGAAATTGCTTTGCAATTCCGAAAATACACGACGTATGGTTTTATCTTTGAACAAGAACTTGATCTCGCTCGAACGTACGTTTGTTGTCTACAATGGTTTAGATCTGTCTGCATTTGATGCTTTGCCCAGTCATGCTCTGGTTCCCAGAGCACATCAAAAAGTAGTTATTGGTTGTGCCGGTCGTTTGACCAAGCAGAAGGGACAGAAATACTTGATAGAAGCGATCTCCTTGCTGCGACAGCGAGGCTTCGATGTTGAAGTGCTGCTGGCAGGAACAGGTGAGCTTGAACGGGAATTGCGTGACCACGTCAAAAAGTTGGGGCTGGAAGATTGTTTTCACTTTCTTGGTTTTGTCGAGGAGATGAAGCGGTTTTATTCGTCCATCGACATACTGGCCCTGCCCTCGCTTTGGGAAGGCTTTGGATATGTGCTCTCCGAGGCCATGAGCATGCGCCTTCCGGTAGTGGCATTCGAGGTCAGCAATATTCCCGAGGTCGTGCTGCACGGTCAGGCAGGTTTGCTCGTTCAGGAACGGAATGTCGTTGCCTTTGCTGACGCCTTGGCGCAACTTGTTCACGATGAAGGGTTGCGTATTCGTATGGGTGAGGCCGGACGGAAGAGGGTTGAATCGAAGTTCACCTTGGCAAAAACCGTTCAAGAGTTAGAAGGTGTAATGTTGTCCTGA
- a CDS encoding aminotransferase class IV, whose amino-acid sequence MVEIGNEQLFWERLQSLPRPGEENFLAFYDHRLGAIFTNPRLMLIPLDDHLVHRGDGVFEALRFEDGAIYQLGEHLLRLERSAGAIGLALPIGTAELDDLIRQVCVVSKADEGNVMVFVGRGPGGFTLDTRECPHPSLYIVAKRFARKPESFWTAGVSAVRTRIPAKQGWMSQIKSVNYLPNVLMKKDAVEQGADYPLCFDGDGFLAEGSTENAVLVDRDGVFVVPELKNALMGTTLKRAMSLAGGFMPVATRPVPESELYDCREIILLGTSIDAVGVVRYNGRVVGDGAPGPVSLRLRELLVADRKAHGRPLVRHL is encoded by the coding sequence ATGGTCGAAATCGGCAATGAGCAGCTCTTTTGGGAACGGTTGCAGTCACTCCCGCGTCCCGGCGAGGAGAATTTCCTGGCTTTCTACGATCACCGGCTGGGCGCGATTTTCACCAATCCGCGCCTCATGCTCATCCCCCTCGATGATCACCTCGTGCATCGCGGCGACGGCGTTTTCGAGGCGCTACGCTTCGAGGATGGGGCCATCTATCAGCTGGGCGAGCATCTGCTGCGCCTGGAGCGTTCCGCAGGCGCTATCGGTCTTGCGCTGCCGATCGGCACCGCCGAACTCGATGACCTGATCCGGCAGGTCTGCGTGGTCAGCAAGGCGGACGAAGGCAATGTCATGGTTTTTGTGGGGCGCGGCCCTGGCGGGTTCACCCTGGACACCCGCGAATGCCCGCATCCGAGCCTTTACATCGTGGCCAAACGTTTCGCCCGCAAGCCCGAATCCTTCTGGACCGCCGGGGTCAGCGCGGTGCGCACGCGCATTCCGGCCAAACAGGGCTGGATGTCCCAGATCAAGAGCGTGAATTATCTGCCCAACGTGCTCATGAAAAAGGACGCCGTGGAGCAGGGCGCCGACTACCCGCTGTGCTTCGATGGGGACGGATTTCTGGCCGAAGGCTCCACGGAGAACGCGGTGCTGGTGGACCGGGACGGGGTTTTCGTCGTGCCGGAACTCAAGAACGCCCTCATGGGCACGACCCTCAAACGGGCCATGAGCCTGGCCGGAGGTTTCATGCCGGTCGCCACCCGTCCCGTGCCAGAGTCCGAACTTTACGACTGCCGCGAGATCATTCTTCTCGGGACGAGCATCGACGCGGTCGGCGTGGTCCGGTACAATGGCCGCGTCGTGGGCGACGGCGCCCCCGGCCCGGTCAGTCTGCGCCTGCGTGAACTGCTGGTGGCGGACCGCAAGGCCCATGGCCGGCCGCTGGTCAGGCACTTGTGA
- a CDS encoding aspartate-semialdehyde dehydrogenase: protein MMKKIPVVAVVGATGAVGREMLDTLVRRNFPHSEVRALASSRSAGSKVEFGSKTLTVQELTEDSFVGVDLALFSAGGSTSEKFAPCAVKAGCVVVDNSSAWRMDPNVPLVVPEVNPDDLSWHKGIIANPNCSTIQMVVALKPLHDAARIKRVVVSTYQAVSGTGQKAIVELESQVRQLFNGQESTNSVYPHRIAFNCLPQIDVFLDNEYTKEEMKMVLETKKIMGDDSIRLTATTVRVPVFYGHSESVNIETEKKLTSKEARAILSQAPGVRVLDNPGEKIYPMPILAAGEDDTFVGRIREDESIENGLNMFIVADNIRKGAALNAVQIAEVLLERDLLRIA from the coding sequence ATGATGAAGAAGATTCCCGTAGTGGCCGTGGTTGGCGCGACTGGCGCCGTTGGCAGAGAGATGCTCGATACGTTGGTTCGCCGGAATTTTCCCCACTCGGAAGTGCGGGCTCTTGCCTCTTCGCGCTCCGCGGGCAGCAAGGTGGAATTCGGTTCGAAGACACTGACGGTGCAGGAGCTGACCGAAGATTCCTTCGTCGGCGTCGATCTGGCCCTTTTTTCCGCCGGTGGCTCCACGTCCGAGAAATTCGCGCCCTGCGCGGTCAAGGCCGGCTGCGTGGTGGTCGACAACTCCAGCGCCTGGCGCATGGACCCGAACGTTCCCCTGGTCGTGCCCGAGGTAAATCCGGACGACCTTTCCTGGCACAAGGGCATCATCGCCAACCCCAACTGTTCGACCATCCAGATGGTCGTGGCCCTGAAACCCCTGCATGACGCGGCCCGTATCAAGCGTGTTGTGGTCTCCACCTATCAGGCTGTTTCCGGCACCGGCCAGAAGGCCATCGTCGAGCTCGAAAGTCAGGTGCGCCAGCTTTTCAACGGTCAGGAGAGCACCAATTCGGTTTATCCGCATCGCATCGCCTTCAACTGCCTGCCGCAGATCGACGTCTTCCTGGACAACGAATACACCAAGGAAGAGATGAAGATGGTCCTTGAAACCAAGAAGATCATGGGCGACGACTCCATTCGCCTCACAGCCACCACGGTGCGCGTGCCGGTCTTCTACGGACACAGCGAGAGCGTGAACATCGAGACCGAGAAGAAGCTGACCTCCAAGGAGGCCCGCGCCATCCTGTCCCAGGCACCCGGCGTGCGCGTTCTCGATAACCCGGGCGAGAAGATCTATCCCATGCCCATTCTCGCGGCAGGCGAGGATGACACCTTCGTGGGCCGTATTCGCGAAGACGAAAGCATCGAGAACGGCCTGAACATGTTCATCGTGGCCGACAACATCCGCAAAGGCGCGGCCCTGAACGCCGTCCAGATCGCGGAAGTGCTCCTGGAACGGGATCTTTTGCGCATAGCTTGA
- the metF gene encoding methylenetetrahydrofolate reductase [NAD(P)H], with protein MRIAQLLQRQEPFLSLEFFPPKDRAQWPGFFDVVRQLRDLGPLFCSVTYGAGGSTQHNTLEIVTRMKQEYGLEPLAHLTCVGADRARIGSFLSGLAQAGVDNVLALRGDPPRGESTFTPDSEEFQHGSDLVSFIRQDFSDLSIGVAGYPEKHPEAPNMDDDLERLRHKVACGADFIITQLFFDNDAYFDFVARARAVGIGVPIIPGILPVQNLAALKRMLSFCGASVPGEYMSDLEHVHKVYGESGVRGLGLGYAKNQIRNLLDRGAPGVHLYTLNKADTCLDIWKDFSRRDGLK; from the coding sequence GTGCGCATTGCCCAGTTGCTCCAGCGGCAGGAACCGTTCCTGTCGCTGGAGTTCTTTCCCCCCAAGGACCGGGCGCAGTGGCCCGGTTTTTTTGACGTCGTGCGCCAACTGCGCGACCTTGGCCCCCTGTTTTGCTCCGTGACCTACGGCGCGGGCGGAAGCACTCAGCACAACACGCTGGAGATCGTGACCCGCATGAAGCAGGAGTACGGCCTTGAGCCGCTGGCGCACCTGACCTGTGTCGGCGCGGACAGAGCGCGAATCGGTTCGTTTCTGTCGGGCCTGGCCCAGGCCGGAGTGGACAATGTCCTGGCCCTGCGCGGCGATCCTCCGCGCGGCGAGAGCACCTTCACTCCCGACAGTGAGGAGTTCCAGCACGGCAGCGATCTGGTCTCCTTCATCCGGCAGGATTTTTCAGATCTGTCCATCGGCGTGGCCGGGTATCCCGAAAAGCATCCCGAAGCCCCAAACATGGACGACGACCTGGAGCGCCTGCGGCACAAGGTGGCTTGCGGGGCGGATTTCATCATCACGCAGCTATTTTTCGACAACGACGCCTATTTCGATTTCGTGGCCCGGGCCAGGGCGGTCGGCATCGGCGTGCCCATCATCCCGGGCATTCTGCCGGTCCAGAACCTGGCGGCTTTGAAGCGGATGCTCTCCTTTTGCGGAGCCTCGGTGCCCGGAGAGTACATGAGCGACCTGGAGCACGTGCACAAGGTCTACGGAGAGAGCGGGGTGCGGGGGCTGGGCCTTGGCTACGCCAAGAACCAGATCCGAAATCTGCTTGACCGGGGAGCCCCTGGAGTGCATCTCTACACTCTTAACAAAGCCGACACCTGCCTTGATATCTGGAAGGATTTTTCGCGCAGGGACGGGCTGAAGTAA